A genome region from Candidatus Obscuribacterales bacterium includes the following:
- a CDS encoding sigma-70 family RNA polymerase sigma factor: protein MTDPTCPRPPSDWLDNTILDKALHEILGKDNPYAYTIFSFIKRALRQYQLHWRMEPHDVLHEAYQRGLAALKAGKAITNPHAWLKKTSFNIIREHSRSKKGIPTDPAILSDIVSGGDEPMGQLIWQEELQDLRETIAIFAREEPEAFELLCLRTLDRLSWQDIAEQWSAKYCQPVNDVALRKKLSRAKKKLRLLFHRLEQSQG, encoded by the coding sequence ATGACAGATCCAACTTGCCCTCGACCACCTAGCGACTGGTTAGATAACACGATTCTCGACAAAGCACTCCATGAAATCTTAGGTAAGGATAACCCCTATGCTTACACTATTTTTTCATTTATCAAGCGGGCGTTACGACAATATCAGCTTCACTGGCGGATGGAGCCCCATGACGTTCTTCATGAAGCCTACCAACGAGGCCTTGCTGCCCTTAAAGCAGGAAAAGCCATTACAAACCCCCATGCATGGCTTAAAAAAACCTCGTTCAACATTATCCGAGAGCATAGTCGATCCAAAAAAGGTATCCCAACGGATCCAGCTATCCTATCTGATATTGTCAGTGGTGGTGATGAACCGATGGGACAACTCATCTGGCAAGAAGAGTTACAGGATCTACGGGAAACGATCGCCATCTTTGCCCGAGAAGAGCCAGAAGCCTTTGAACTGCTTTGCTTGAGAACGTTGGATCGGCTATCGTGGCAGGACATTGCTGAACAGTGGAGTGCCAAGTATTGTCAACCCGTCAATGATGTTGCCTTACGCAAAAAGCTGTCGCGGGCAAAGAAAAAGTTACGCCTGCTTTTTCATCGTCTTGAGCAGTCTCAGGGATAA